A section of the Paenibacillus yonginensis genome encodes:
- a CDS encoding ParA family protein, with product MSKTIAIANQKGGVGKTTTSVNLGAGLALIGKKVLLVDIDPQGNTTSGVGINKADVPNCIYDVLINEIHPREAITPTQVEGLDVIAATIQLAGAEIELVPTISREVRLKKALQLVKNDYDYILIDCPPSLGILTLNSLTAADSVLIPIQCEFYALEGLSQLLNTVRLVQKHLNTSLEIEGVLLTMFDARTNLGIQVIEEVKKYFQQKVYKTVIPRNVRLSEAPSHGQTIMTYDPRSKGAEVYLELAKEVVSYE from the coding sequence TTGTCTAAAACTATTGCCATAGCAAATCAGAAGGGCGGGGTTGGAAAAACAACGACTTCCGTCAATTTAGGTGCTGGTCTTGCTTTAATCGGTAAAAAAGTGCTGCTGGTCGATATTGATCCGCAGGGAAATACAACAAGCGGTGTAGGCATAAATAAGGCAGATGTTCCCAATTGTATTTATGATGTGCTGATCAATGAAATCCATCCTAGAGAAGCTATTACACCTACGCAAGTGGAAGGATTGGATGTGATTGCAGCCACCATTCAACTGGCAGGTGCCGAAATTGAATTGGTTCCTACGATCTCCCGCGAGGTTCGGTTAAAGAAAGCCTTGCAGCTTGTAAAAAATGACTATGATTACATTCTGATTGATTGCCCTCCGTCTCTGGGCATTTTAACTTTGAATTCTCTGACGGCTGCCGACTCCGTTCTGATTCCGATCCAATGTGAGTTTTATGCACTGGAGGGACTCAGCCAATTGCTTAATACCGTTCGGTTGGTGCAAAAACATTTGAATACTTCGCTTGAAATCGAAGGTGTCTTGTTAACTATGTTTGATGCCCGTACGAATCTTGGTATTCAGGTGATTGAAGAAGTGAAAAAATATTTTCAACAGAAGGTCTACAAAACGGTTATTCCACGCAATGTCCGCTTGAGCGAAGCGCCTTCGCATGGACAAACGATTATGACTTATGATCCCCGTTCTAAAGGAGCAGAGGTTTATTTAGAGTTAGCAAAGGAAGTGGTCTCTTATGAGTAA
- a CDS encoding ParB/RepB/Spo0J family partition protein, translating to MSKRLGKGLDALIPSLSVNEDDKVVEIALKQLRANPYQPRKSFDEEAIKELAESIRQHGVIQPIIVRSVLKGYEIIAGERRFRASQYCGKETIPAVVRNFTDQQVMEIALIENLQRENLNAMEVAVAYQGLMDQFQLTQEELSMKVGKSRSHIANFLRLLSLPEEVKDYVSRGTLSMGHARALVGLKHPEMIKQLAEQCIEGEWSVRQLEDAVQQLDRKGKEKPKPVQKKRDPYIEEVEEVLRDRYKTTVKIKASKDKGKIEINYYSQQDLQRLLDLLQ from the coding sequence ATGAGTAAACGCCTTGGTAAAGGACTTGACGCTCTAATTCCTTCGCTATCCGTTAATGAAGACGATAAAGTGGTGGAAATTGCATTAAAGCAGCTTCGTGCGAACCCTTACCAGCCAAGAAAATCGTTTGATGAAGAAGCCATTAAAGAGCTGGCCGAGTCAATCCGTCAGCATGGCGTCATTCAGCCGATCATCGTTCGGAGTGTTCTTAAAGGCTATGAGATTATTGCCGGGGAACGCCGTTTCCGTGCTTCTCAATACTGTGGAAAAGAAACCATTCCTGCAGTTGTGCGGAACTTCACGGACCAGCAAGTGATGGAAATTGCTCTTATCGAGAATCTCCAGCGTGAGAACTTAAATGCGATGGAGGTTGCAGTAGCGTATCAGGGACTTATGGATCAATTCCAATTGACACAGGAAGAATTATCCATGAAGGTGGGCAAATCCAGATCTCACATTGCTAACTTCCTCCGCTTATTATCTTTGCCGGAAGAGGTCAAGGATTATGTTTCACGTGGAACATTATCTATGGGCCATGCAAGAGCATTGGTCGGACTAAAACATCCGGAGATGATCAAGCAGCTTGCTGAACAGTGTATCGAAGGGGAATGGAGTGTCCGCCAACTGGAGGATGCGGTGCAGCAGCTCGATCGGAAGGGGAAAGAAAAGCCTAAGCCGGTTCAAAAGAAACGGGACCCCTATATTGAGGAAGTGGAAGAGGTTCTTCGTGATCGCTATAAAACAACTGTAAAAATTAAAGCCAGTAAAGATAAAGGCAAAATTGAAATCAATTATTACAGTCAACAGGATCTGCAGCGTTTACTCGATTTGCTCCAATAA
- a CDS encoding aminotransferase class V-fold PLP-dependent enzyme, producing the protein MRANERNRSKEESREGSLLEPKERIYLDYAATSWPKPQTVIDAMMDSVTLMAGSPGRGTHGMSLQAGRVMNKARLTLSKLLGFGNPNDVAFAQNATMALNLAIKGLLQPGDHVITTMLEHNSVRRPLEFLKRTQGIEVDYVPVTMSGRINMEAVKKLFRAHTKLVIATHSSNLLGCILPVEELAQLAHEHGALMLVDGAQSVGNLPLHVERMGIDMLAFPGHKGLLGPQGTGGLYIHPEVQLEPQMHGGTGSQSEEPEQPNIRPDRYEAGTPNVPGIAGMAAGAEAILNIGVEQIYKHEWSLTQTIVENLQKLSGVKLLGPALGEPRTGIVSFILENQDPAQTAFQLDRKYGIAVRAGYHCTPLGHSQSQTTETGAVRVSVGYSTQEHEVETLIRAVAELSRG; encoded by the coding sequence ATGAGAGCAAACGAAAGAAACCGAAGCAAAGAGGAGAGCAGGGAGGGATCACTTCTGGAACCGAAGGAAAGGATATATTTGGATTATGCAGCCACCTCTTGGCCCAAACCTCAAACGGTAATCGATGCCATGATGGATTCCGTAACGTTGATGGCGGGAAGTCCGGGACGTGGTACTCACGGCATGTCCCTGCAGGCTGGCAGGGTGATGAATAAGGCCAGATTAACTTTATCCAAGCTTCTAGGATTTGGAAATCCAAATGATGTTGCTTTTGCTCAGAATGCCACGATGGCCCTAAATTTGGCCATTAAAGGACTGCTTCAGCCTGGGGATCATGTGATCACCACCATGCTGGAACATAATTCGGTAAGGCGGCCGCTTGAGTTCCTGAAACGAACCCAAGGAATAGAAGTCGATTATGTACCTGTGACCATGTCCGGGCGGATTAATATGGAAGCTGTTAAAAAGCTGTTCCGCGCCCATACTAAACTGGTTATTGCTACCCATAGTTCCAATTTGCTTGGCTGCATTTTGCCCGTTGAAGAGCTTGCTCAATTGGCACATGAGCATGGAGCACTGATGCTCGTGGATGGTGCCCAGTCGGTTGGCAATTTGCCGCTTCATGTTGAGCGGATGGGGATCGATATGCTGGCATTCCCCGGGCATAAAGGGCTGCTTGGTCCGCAAGGGACAGGCGGACTTTATATTCACCCGGAGGTGCAGCTAGAGCCGCAAATGCACGGAGGAACGGGCAGTCAATCCGAGGAGCCGGAGCAGCCGAATATCCGGCCTGACCGTTATGAAGCGGGCACACCAAATGTTCCAGGCATTGCCGGAATGGCAGCCGGCGCAGAGGCAATATTAAATATTGGCGTGGAACAAATTTACAAACATGAATGGTCGCTGACCCAAACGATCGTGGAGAATTTGCAGAAGCTGAGCGGGGTGAAATTGTTAGGTCCCGCCTTAGGAGAGCCGCGGACTGGGATCGTATCCTTTATTTTGGAGAATCAGGATCCCGCTCAAACGGCATTCCAGCTGGATCGGAAATATGGGATTGCGGTTCGGGCTGGCTATCATTGTACCCCGCTGGGACATAGCCAATCTCAAACGACGGAGACGGGAGCAGTAAGGGTTAGTGTTGGTTATAGCACGCAAGAGCATGAGGTTGAAACGCTGATCCGGGCGGTTGCAGAGCTGTCCAGAGGCTGA
- a CDS encoding DUF4446 family protein: MQELNDLISDQLFALVGALAVLVLWLLVWNFVQGAKLRKMRRKYELMMKGTGVEDLESLLLNLKIQLDEVEEEHGKQQRQLQLLESIIPKQKAKIGIKRYNAYAETGSDLSFSIAIINEMKDGVVLTGLFNRDGSYVYAKPLKQGESTYLLSSEEREAIILAEQEG, from the coding sequence ATGCAGGAATTGAACGATCTCATTTCAGATCAGCTGTTTGCTCTGGTTGGGGCTCTGGCTGTATTGGTGTTGTGGCTGCTGGTTTGGAATTTTGTCCAAGGGGCAAAGCTCAGAAAGATGCGCAGGAAATATGAGCTGATGATGAAGGGAACCGGCGTTGAAGATTTGGAAAGCTTGCTGCTGAATCTGAAGATACAGCTGGATGAGGTGGAGGAGGAACATGGGAAACAGCAGCGGCAACTGCAGCTTCTCGAATCCATTATCCCTAAGCAGAAAGCAAAAATAGGCATAAAGCGCTACAACGCTTATGCCGAAACCGGAAGCGACCTGAGCTTCTCCATTGCAATCATCAATGAAATGAAGGATGGAGTAGTGCTGACAGGATTGTTTAACCGGGATGGGTCTTATGTATACGCCAAACCGCTTAAACAAGGTGAATCCACCTATTTGTTGTCATCGGAAGAGCGGGAGGCCATTATTCTGGCTGAGCAAGAGGGCTAA
- the yyaC gene encoding spore protease YyaC has product MSQLESISGVQATPYLKISHTEPGVHSALIHRLLLHFKQMAYHRPIVVVCIGTDRSTGDCLGPLVGSALSKLDPTLFHLYGTLEQPVHAMNLQDTLTLINQTYEHPFIIGIDACLGQSSSVGCIQIVEGPLRPGAGVNKELPPVGDIHLTGIVNVGGFMEYFVLQNTRLSLVMRLSDIIASSLYSAIKEWRRSSFSPLAQPE; this is encoded by the coding sequence ATGTCCCAATTGGAATCCATTTCCGGTGTACAGGCCACCCCATACTTAAAAATCTCCCATACGGAACCGGGAGTTCATTCTGCACTTATTCATCGCCTTCTGCTCCATTTTAAGCAAATGGCTTATCACCGTCCAATTGTTGTTGTCTGTATCGGGACTGATCGTTCCACAGGAGACTGCCTGGGACCTCTGGTAGGGTCCGCCCTTTCCAAGCTTGACCCTACGCTGTTTCATTTGTACGGAACTCTTGAGCAGCCGGTTCATGCTATGAACCTGCAGGATACATTAACTCTCATTAACCAAACCTATGAACACCCATTCATCATCGGCATTGATGCCTGTCTGGGACAATCCTCCAGTGTTGGCTGCATTCAAATTGTGGAGGGTCCTCTTCGGCCAGGAGCTGGCGTAAATAAAGAATTACCGCCGGTTGGCGATATCCATCTGACTGGCATCGTCAATGTCGGCGGCTTTATGGAATACTTTGTTCTTCAAAATACTAGGCTTAGCCTCGTGATGCGTCTATCTGATATTATTGCAAGCAGTCTTTACTCCGCGATTAAAGAATGGAGACGCAGCAGCTTTAGCCCTCTTGCTCAGCCAGAATAA
- a CDS encoding DUF3343 domain-containing protein, which yields MEDWLVMAFDSTQQALRSETLMEYLEFEFDLFPTPKSITAGCALSIQFPPELLERVVHMIREEKVEIRGIYKLEDEVYQEIQLEEV from the coding sequence ATGGAGGATTGGCTGGTCATGGCATTTGATTCCACACAGCAGGCACTTCGTTCTGAAACGCTGATGGAATATTTAGAATTTGAATTTGATCTATTCCCGACGCCCAAGTCGATTACGGCAGGCTGTGCGCTGTCTATTCAATTTCCGCCCGAGCTGCTGGAGCGAGTCGTCCATATGATCCGGGAGGAGAAAGTAGAAATCAGGGGCATCTACAAACTCGAGGACGAGGTTTATCAAGAAATACAACTAGAGGAGGTTTGA
- a CDS encoding mechanosensitive ion channel family protein — MNRFLVGEVNDAQEVIEAATTWKDKVWDKLTDTAMWENILFSGIRIAIILVITRLFVRLIYKIIDNSLERREKSRLTVNPRRFVTVGELLKNVTTIVSNFIMIMLILGEIGVNLGPLIAGAGVVGLAIGFGAQSLVKDVITGFFVIFEDQFAVGDVVQIAGVKGTVEMIGLRSTRLISWTGEVQIIPNGMITTVTNYSINNSLALVDLPFSNTRKLDEALDLLKDAMAQLKEDNALVTEIPHVVGVQSLTTSEYVVRITAECQPGIRADLERQIKAYAKEALEREEARLAAREQAGGGA; from the coding sequence ATGAACCGGTTTCTGGTAGGAGAGGTCAACGATGCACAAGAAGTAATCGAAGCGGCTACAACCTGGAAGGATAAGGTCTGGGATAAACTAACCGATACGGCGATGTGGGAGAACATCTTGTTCTCCGGTATCCGGATCGCGATTATTCTGGTGATTACCCGGTTATTTGTCCGGCTGATCTATAAGATAATTGACAACTCCCTGGAGCGAAGGGAGAAAAGTCGGTTAACCGTGAATCCGCGGAGATTTGTAACCGTTGGCGAGCTTCTTAAAAATGTAACGACAATCGTTAGCAATTTCATTATGATTATGCTTATATTAGGGGAGATAGGCGTTAACCTTGGACCCCTGATTGCAGGAGCCGGTGTTGTGGGACTTGCGATCGGCTTTGGCGCACAGAGTCTGGTGAAGGATGTCATTACGGGATTTTTTGTGATCTTTGAAGATCAGTTTGCGGTTGGCGACGTTGTTCAAATTGCCGGGGTCAAAGGAACGGTTGAGATGATTGGCCTCCGGTCCACCCGGCTGATCAGCTGGACGGGAGAGGTGCAGATTATTCCGAACGGCATGATTACGACCGTCACCAACTATTCGATCAATAACTCGCTGGCTTTGGTGGATCTGCCATTCAGCAACACCAGAAAGCTTGATGAAGCATTAGATTTACTGAAGGATGCCATGGCCCAGCTTAAAGAAGACAATGCGCTGGTGACGGAAATTCCTCATGTCGTTGGTGTCCAATCCTTGACCACAAGCGAATATGTAGTGAGGATTACAGCAGAATGCCAGCCGGGGATTCGCGCCGACTTAGAGCGTCAGATCAAGGCCTATGCAAAAGAAGCCCTTGAGCGGGAGGAAGCGAGACTGGCAGCCCGGGAGCAAGCGGGCGGGGGAGCATAA
- a CDS encoding DUF951 domain-containing protein encodes MERKSFQLGDIVQMKKNHPCGSNEMEIIRMGMDIRIKCVGCKHSVLIPRAKFEKNMKKVIRPAAPAEPE; translated from the coding sequence ATGGAACGGAAATCCTTTCAGCTTGGCGACATCGTACAAATGAAGAAAAACCATCCTTGCGGAAGCAACGAAATGGAAATCATTCGCATGGGCATGGATATTCGCATTAAATGTGTAGGCTGTAAGCACAGCGTGCTGATTCCCAGAGCCAAGTTCGAGAAAAATATGAAAAAGGTTATCCGTCCGGCAGCACCTGCCGAGCCAGAATGA
- a CDS encoding SDR family oxidoreductase: protein MTTLTGKVAIVTGSSRGIGRQIADQLAGLGAKVVINYSSNPEKAEEAVAQIKQKGGEAVAVQANLAVFSEIEKLFQETINAYGKVDILVNNAGLMITKPLAEMTEADFDKQFGVNVKGTYFAIQQAMKYMSDYGRIINISTSVVGQMFPGYSVYAGTKGAVEQFTRQLAKEFGPKQITINAVAPGPVNTELFNVGKTEQQIEGIKKMNAFGRLGEPEDIANVIEFLVSEKSQWVTGQTLRVNGGFI from the coding sequence ATGACAACATTAACGGGTAAAGTAGCGATTGTTACAGGATCATCGAGAGGAATTGGCCGCCAAATTGCAGATCAGCTGGCAGGCTTAGGAGCCAAGGTAGTGATTAACTACTCCAGCAATCCGGAGAAAGCAGAGGAAGCGGTGGCCCAGATTAAACAGAAGGGCGGGGAGGCCGTAGCAGTTCAGGCAAATCTCGCCGTGTTCAGTGAAATCGAGAAGCTGTTCCAGGAAACGATTAATGCTTACGGCAAAGTGGATATTTTGGTTAACAACGCAGGTCTGATGATTACGAAACCGCTGGCGGAAATGACGGAGGCGGACTTTGACAAGCAGTTTGGCGTCAATGTCAAAGGTACTTATTTTGCAATCCAGCAGGCGATGAAATATATGTCCGATTACGGCCGGATTATCAATATCTCTACTTCGGTTGTTGGTCAAATGTTCCCGGGATACAGTGTGTATGCCGGTACCAAAGGGGCGGTAGAGCAGTTCACCCGCCAGCTGGCCAAAGAATTTGGTCCTAAGCAAATTACGATTAATGCCGTTGCGCCTGGACCGGTTAATACCGAGCTGTTTAACGTAGGCAAGACGGAACAGCAAATTGAAGGTATTAAGAAAATGAACGCGTTCGGACGCCTCGGCGAACCGGAGGACATTGCCAATGTCATTGAATTTCTGGTTAGCGAGAAATCGCAATGGGTGACTGGACAAACGCTGCGTGTGAACGGCGGTTTTATTTAA